Proteins co-encoded in one Sphingopyxis sp. BE259 genomic window:
- a CDS encoding FAD-dependent oxidoreductase, whose amino-acid sequence MLTGLAALPVAAAAAAAERKSKKRKPAKPKVQHVDVAIIGAGVFGAWTAWHLLRAGKSVRLFDAYGAGHARASSGGESRVIRMGYGADTIYSEMARESLPYWQALSDTASAPIFHNTGVLWFGPSGDSYTAQSLAWLQANRVGHEHGDVTWLQNKYRQIQFYQGETGILETECGALIAGRGVQEVIADAQIAVERVVMPAPLLSKRIKRHSLPDGGTADHLVYAAGPWLAELFPQQLMNKIVATRQEVYHFGAPQGDTRFAPPELPVWADNSNNGIFYGIPDLEGAGFKIAIDRHGPTIDPDTMERQLTPEGIAEARAYIARRFPGLVNAPLIGGRVCQYENSSNGDYLIDRFPGQERVWLVGGGSGHGFKNGPAVGKRVAAHILDAKLAVEPRFSFATKGTVAARTVF is encoded by the coding sequence ATGCTGACCGGTCTCGCCGCGCTGCCCGTCGCGGCGGCGGCGGCGGCGGCCGAGCGCAAGTCAAAGAAGCGCAAACCCGCCAAGCCCAAGGTCCAGCATGTCGATGTCGCGATCATCGGCGCCGGGGTGTTTGGCGCATGGACCGCGTGGCATCTGCTGCGCGCGGGCAAGTCGGTGCGGCTGTTCGACGCCTATGGCGCCGGTCACGCCCGCGCCTCGTCGGGCGGCGAAAGCCGCGTCATCCGCATGGGCTATGGCGCCGACACCATCTATTCGGAAATGGCCCGCGAATCCCTGCCCTATTGGCAGGCGCTCTCCGACACCGCCAGCGCGCCGATCTTTCACAACACCGGCGTCCTCTGGTTCGGGCCGTCGGGCGACAGCTACACCGCGCAGTCGCTGGCATGGCTGCAAGCCAACCGCGTTGGGCACGAACATGGCGACGTCACCTGGCTTCAGAACAAATATCGTCAGATCCAATTCTACCAAGGCGAGACCGGCATCCTCGAAACCGAATGTGGCGCGCTGATCGCGGGCCGCGGGGTGCAGGAGGTGATCGCCGACGCCCAGATCGCGGTCGAGCGCGTCGTCATGCCCGCACCGCTGCTATCGAAACGGATCAAGCGTCACAGCCTGCCCGACGGCGGCACCGCCGACCATCTGGTCTATGCCGCCGGCCCGTGGCTCGCCGAACTTTTTCCGCAGCAGCTGATGAACAAGATCGTCGCGACGCGGCAGGAGGTTTATCATTTCGGCGCCCCACAGGGTGATACCCGCTTTGCCCCGCCCGAACTGCCGGTGTGGGCCGACAACAGCAACAACGGCATCTTTTACGGCATCCCCGATCTCGAGGGCGCCGGGTTCAAGATCGCGATCGACCGGCATGGTCCGACGATCGATCCCGACACGATGGAACGGCAATTGACGCCGGAGGGGATCGCCGAGGCGCGCGCTTATATTGCCCGCCGCTTCCCCGGCCTCGTCAACGCCCCACTGATCGGCGGGCGCGTCTGCCAATATGAGAATAGCTCGAACGGCGATTATCTGATCGATCGCTTTCCGGGGCAGGAGCGCGTGTGGCTGGTCGGCGGCGGATCGGGGCACGGGTTCAAAAATGGCCCCGCGGTCGGCAAGCGCGTCGCGGCGCATATTCTGGATGCAAAGCTGGCGGTAGAGCCGCGCTTCAGCTTTGCGACCAAGGGGACGGTGGCCGCGCGGACGGTGTTTTGA
- a CDS encoding alpha-hydroxy acid oxidase: MKLTDCHNIDDFRALARRRLPWPVFDYIDGAADDEVTRRRNRAAFDDCDLIPRVLAGVESVDMKTTLFGREMAMPLFLSPTALQRLFHWQGERAVLRAAANAGTMAGISSLATISLAEAGALTDGPKLFQLYVHKDEGLNRAMLEAARAANFDAVALTVDTIVGGNRERCLRSGFTSPPRFTSGNMLSYAAKPGWGLNYVLREKFSLPNLATHVSEGSSVPKSVADYFTSMLDQSLDWNRAAAIRKQWDGPFCLKGIAAVEDARRAADIGATAIMVSNHGGRQLDGSISPFDALAEIVDAVGDKIEVICDGGITRGTHVLKALSVGAKACSGGRLYLYALAAAGEDGVARAIALLRAEMERGMKLMGAKTLSDLGPHNLRWR, from the coding sequence ATGAAACTCACCGACTGCCACAATATCGACGATTTCCGCGCCCTCGCGCGGCGCCGCCTGCCGTGGCCGGTGTTCGACTATATCGACGGCGCTGCGGACGACGAAGTCACGCGCCGCCGCAATCGCGCCGCCTTCGACGACTGCGACCTGATCCCCCGCGTCCTCGCCGGGGTCGAAAGCGTCGATATGAAAACGACGCTGTTCGGACGCGAGATGGCGATGCCGCTGTTCCTCTCGCCGACCGCGCTCCAGCGCCTGTTCCACTGGCAGGGCGAACGCGCCGTCCTGCGCGCCGCCGCGAACGCCGGCACGATGGCAGGCATCTCCAGCCTCGCGACGATCAGCCTAGCTGAAGCAGGCGCCCTCACCGACGGCCCCAAGCTGTTCCAGCTCTATGTCCACAAGGACGAAGGGCTGAACCGCGCGATGCTCGAAGCCGCGCGCGCCGCGAATTTCGATGCCGTTGCGCTCACCGTGGACACGATCGTCGGCGGCAACCGCGAACGCTGCCTGCGCTCGGGCTTCACCTCGCCGCCGCGCTTCACGTCGGGCAATATGCTGAGCTATGCCGCCAAGCCCGGCTGGGGACTCAACTATGTCCTCCGCGAAAAATTCAGCCTGCCCAATCTCGCGACCCACGTTTCGGAAGGATCGAGCGTCCCCAAATCGGTCGCCGACTATTTCACCTCGATGCTCGACCAGAGCCTCGATTGGAACCGCGCCGCGGCGATCCGCAAACAATGGGACGGCCCCTTTTGCCTGAAGGGCATCGCCGCAGTCGAGGATGCGAGACGAGCCGCCGACATCGGCGCCACCGCGATCATGGTGTCGAACCATGGCGGGCGGCAACTCGACGGCAGCATTTCGCCGTTCGATGCACTCGCCGAGATCGTCGATGCGGTCGGCGACAAGATCGAGGTCATCTGCGACGGCGGCATCACGCGCGGCACCCATGTGCTCAAAGCGCTGTCGGTCGGCGCCAAGGCCTGTTCGGGCGGCCGCCTCTATCTATATGCACTTGCCGCGGCGGGCGAGGATGGCGTCGCCCGCGCGATCGCGCTGCTCCGCGCCGAGATGGAACGCGGGATGAAATTGATGGGGGCCAAGACCCTGTCGGATCTTGGCCCCCACAATCTGCGCTGGCGGTAA
- the creD gene encoding cell envelope integrity protein CreD — MPPIPPRDPPARSERSPGAKLVIAVLIAVALMVPLLMIYGLLWDRQQQAQTAQASIGQGWGGQQTIAGPVIVIPYRATETTTVTENGKDVTRTVNTIRNLYLSPQANQADVTIKPERRKKAIYETVVYESQISGSADFVLPADIARFGVAREALMLDRAEVRLGVSDARGLVDGNSVAVNGTPLALQPGKGLLSTGNSGTFAFVDWTAAAPLKVDYKIGVRGLGDFKLIPRGVDTRWTVKSSWPNPSFGGDFLPAKRSVTESGFAATYAIPNLALGQAQVLTGDLSPPVTTNYGARGGPEYLEPVIIEASTVPNVEDNTAGGVAKAVAISLIEPVDLYSQVDRAIKYGFLFIGFTFVAFLMFDIIAGARVAPAEYLLTGIALVLFFVLLLAFAEVIGFTFAYMLASAAIIGLLAFYSAAVLKSWKRARFLAAMLIGLYALLYVLLNLEAYSLLIGSVLMFFALAGVMYMTRSIDWSGLGKKDEVAVA, encoded by the coding sequence GTGCCTCCCATCCCGCCCCGCGATCCCCCGGCGCGCAGCGAGCGCAGCCCCGGCGCCAAACTGGTCATCGCGGTGCTGATCGCGGTGGCGCTGATGGTCCCGCTGTTGATGATCTATGGCCTGCTATGGGATCGCCAGCAGCAGGCGCAAACCGCGCAGGCGTCGATCGGGCAGGGTTGGGGCGGCCAGCAGACGATTGCCGGGCCGGTGATCGTCATTCCTTATCGGGCCACCGAAACGACGACGGTCACCGAAAATGGCAAGGATGTGACGCGGACGGTCAATACGATCCGCAACCTCTATCTGTCGCCACAAGCAAACCAGGCCGATGTCACGATCAAGCCCGAACGGCGGAAGAAGGCAATTTACGAGACCGTCGTTTACGAAAGCCAGATTTCGGGCAGCGCCGATTTTGTCCTGCCCGCCGACATCGCGCGCTTTGGCGTCGCGCGCGAGGCGCTGATGCTCGACCGTGCCGAGGTACGGCTGGGGGTCAGCGATGCGCGCGGGCTGGTCGATGGCAATAGCGTCGCGGTGAACGGCACCCCGTTGGCATTGCAGCCGGGCAAGGGGCTGCTGTCGACCGGCAATTCGGGCACCTTCGCCTTTGTCGACTGGACGGCGGCAGCACCGCTGAAGGTCGATTACAAGATCGGGGTGCGCGGGCTGGGCGATTTCAAGCTGATCCCTCGCGGCGTCGATACCCGCTGGACGGTCAAATCGAGCTGGCCGAACCCGAGCTTTGGCGGCGATTTCCTGCCCGCCAAACGCAGCGTGACGGAAAGCGGCTTTGCCGCGACCTACGCCATTCCCAACCTGGCGCTGGGGCAGGCACAGGTGTTGACCGGTGACCTGTCGCCGCCGGTGACGACGAATTACGGCGCGCGCGGCGGCCCCGAATATCTGGAACCCGTCATCATCGAAGCATCGACGGTGCCCAACGTCGAGGACAACACAGCAGGCGGCGTCGCCAAGGCGGTGGCGATCAGCCTGATCGAACCTGTTGACCTGTACAGCCAGGTCGATCGCGCGATCAAATATGGCTTTCTGTTTATCGGCTTTACGTTTGTCGCCTTTCTGATGTTCGACATCATCGCGGGCGCCCGGGTCGCGCCGGCGGAGTATCTGCTGACTGGTATCGCCTTGGTGCTGTTCTTCGTGCTGCTGCTCGCCTTTGCCGAAGTGATCGGCTTCACCTTTGCCTATATGCTGGCATCGGCGGCGATCATCGGCTTGCTGGCCTTTTACAGCGCCGCGGTGCTGAAAAGCTGGAAGCGCGCGCGGTTCCTGGCGGCGATGCTGATCGGGCTTTATGCGCTGCTCTATGTGCTGCTGAACCTCGAGGCTTATTCGTTGCTGATCGGTTCGGTGCTGATGTTCTTCGCCCTCGCCGGGGTGATGTACATGACGCGCAGCATCGACTGGAGCGGGCTGGGCAAGAAGGATGAGGTGGCGGTGGCGTGA
- a CDS encoding TorF family putative porin — MKFLTKACFGMLLAASALSTPAFAQEEEASGPFSLSGGISVTSDYRFRGISLSNEKVAVQPTLTVSHESGFYVGAWGSSLPDSPLYGKFELDLYGGFATEIAPGTTVDIGATYYVYPGNQDFAGPSDYVEIIGKLSHDIGPVSATGLVAYAPDQNSLGSNDNLYLNLGLGYGIADTPVTLTAGLGYTDGSLGALAPNGNYLDWSLGASFAAGPATFTVQYIDTDIKKSGIKAVDTLFDPTVVFTLGVSF, encoded by the coding sequence ATGAAGTTTCTTACCAAAGCGTGTTTCGGCATGCTGCTCGCCGCGTCGGCGCTGTCGACGCCCGCTTTCGCTCAGGAAGAAGAAGCCAGCGGCCCGTTCTCGCTTTCGGGCGGCATTTCGGTCACGTCGGATTATCGGTTCCGCGGCATTTCGCTGTCGAATGAAAAGGTCGCGGTGCAGCCGACGCTGACGGTCAGCCACGAAAGCGGCTTTTATGTTGGCGCCTGGGGCTCGTCGCTTCCTGACAGCCCGCTCTATGGCAAGTTCGAGCTCGACCTTTACGGCGGGTTCGCGACCGAGATCGCGCCCGGCACCACCGTCGACATCGGCGCGACCTATTATGTCTATCCGGGCAATCAGGACTTCGCCGGTCCGAGCGACTATGTGGAAATCATCGGCAAGCTGTCGCACGACATCGGCCCGGTGTCGGCCACCGGCCTGGTGGCTTACGCGCCCGACCAGAATTCGCTTGGCAGCAACGACAATCTCTATCTGAACCTGGGTCTGGGCTATGGCATCGCCGACACGCCGGTGACGCTGACCGCCGGACTGGGCTATACCGACGGCTCGCTTGGCGCGCTGGCGCCGAACGGCAATTATCTTGACTGGTCGCTCGGCGCATCCTTTGCCGCCGGTCCGGCGACCTTCACGGTCCAATATATCGATACCGACATCAAAAAGTCTGGCATCAAGGCCGTCGATACCCTGTTCGATCCAACCGTGGTCTTTACGCTGGGCGTTTCTTTCTGA
- the ispG gene encoding flavodoxin-dependent (E)-4-hydroxy-3-methylbut-2-enyl-diphosphate synthase has product MSDHNPGLRPWRDIARRTSRQIMVGTVPVGGGAPISVQTMTNTLTSDPVATIDQIRRCEEAGADLIRVSCPDTESTASLAKIVRAARIPIIADIHFHYKRALEAADAGAACLRINPGNIGSSERVGEVVRAAKANGCAIRIGVNAGSLEKDLLEKYGEPCPEALVESALDHIKLLQDHDFHEYKVAVKASDVFLAVAAYAQLADAVDCPLHLGITEAGGLIGGTVKSALGIGNLLWAGIGDTIRVSLSAEPEEEVRVGYEILKSLGLRTRGVRVVSCPSCARQGFDVIRTVQALEEALGHIKTPMSLSVLGCVVNGPGEARETDIGITGGGNGKHMVYLSGITDHHVADADMIAHVVRLVEAKAAEIEAGSSVSMDTLHGKAA; this is encoded by the coding sequence ATGAGCGATCACAACCCCGGCCTGCGTCCCTGGCGCGACATCGCGCGGCGCACCAGCCGCCAGATCATGGTCGGCACCGTCCCGGTCGGCGGCGGCGCGCCGATCAGCGTCCAGACGATGACCAACACGCTGACCAGCGACCCGGTGGCAACGATCGACCAGATCCGCCGCTGCGAGGAAGCGGGCGCCGACCTGATCCGGGTGTCGTGCCCGGACACCGAATCGACCGCATCCTTGGCCAAGATTGTTCGCGCCGCGCGCATCCCGATCATCGCCGACATCCATTTCCACTATAAGCGCGCTCTGGAAGCCGCCGACGCGGGCGCCGCCTGCTTGCGGATCAACCCCGGCAACATCGGCAGCAGCGAACGCGTCGGCGAGGTCGTCCGCGCCGCCAAGGCAAACGGCTGCGCGATCCGCATCGGTGTCAACGCCGGCAGCCTGGAGAAAGACCTGCTGGAAAAATATGGCGAACCCTGCCCCGAGGCGCTCGTCGAAAGCGCGCTCGACCATATCAAGCTGCTGCAGGACCATGATTTCCACGAGTATAAGGTTGCGGTAAAGGCCAGCGACGTCTTTCTCGCGGTCGCCGCATACGCGCAGCTCGCCGACGCGGTCGACTGCCCGCTGCACCTCGGCATTACCGAAGCGGGCGGGCTGATCGGCGGCACGGTGAAGAGCGCGCTCGGCATCGGCAACCTGCTGTGGGCGGGCATCGGCGACACGATCCGCGTGTCGCTCTCGGCCGAGCCCGAAGAGGAAGTGCGCGTCGGTTACGAAATCCTGAAAAGCCTCGGCCTCCGAACCCGCGGTGTCCGCGTCGTGTCCTGCCCAAGCTGCGCGCGCCAGGGCTTCGACGTCATCCGCACCGTGCAAGCGCTTGAAGAAGCGCTCGGCCACATCAAGACCCCGATGTCGCTCTCGGTCCTCGGCTGCGTCGTCAACGGCCCCGGCGAAGCGCGCGAGACCGACATCGGCATCACCGGCGGCGGCAATGGCAAGCATATGGTCTATCTGTCGGGGATCACCGATCACCATGTCGCCGACGCCGACATGATCGCGCATGTCGTCAGGCTGGTCGAAGCCAAAGCGGCCGAGATCGAGGCGGGCAGTTCGGTGAGCATGGACACGCTGCACGGCAAGGCGGCGTAG
- a CDS encoding GNAT family N-acetyltransferase, which produces MTVTIRPATPADQPLIAQFIRDLAAYEKLTDEVRFDDATLGEKLFGARPYAEVVIGEIDGAPQGFALFFHNFSTFEGRPGIYLEDLFVRPAARGSGLGKALLAHLAQLCVTRDCARLEWSVLDWNDPAIGFYQSLGARLMDEWTVMRVDGAALTGLAATD; this is translated from the coding sequence ATGACCGTCACCATCCGCCCCGCCACCCCCGCCGACCAGCCGCTGATCGCGCAGTTCATCCGCGACCTCGCCGCTTATGAAAAGCTCACCGACGAAGTGCGCTTCGACGATGCGACGCTCGGCGAAAAACTGTTCGGTGCGCGCCCCTATGCCGAAGTGGTGATCGGCGAGATCGACGGCGCGCCGCAAGGCTTCGCGCTGTTCTTCCACAATTTCTCGACCTTCGAAGGGCGCCCCGGCATCTACCTGGAAGACCTGTTCGTCCGCCCCGCGGCGCGCGGATCGGGGCTCGGCAAGGCGCTACTCGCCCATCTGGCGCAGCTGTGCGTCACGCGTGATTGCGCGCGGCTCGAATGGAGCGTGCTCGACTGGAACGACCCCGCGATCGGCTTTTACCAAAGCCTGGGCGCCAGGCTGATGGACGAATGGACCGTGATGCGCGTCGACGGCGCGGCGCTGACGGGGCTCGCCGCCACCGACTGA
- a CDS encoding nuclear transport factor 2 family protein yields MHNKLLAAAAALFVLTATPIASAQMPTWSAEQTEAWKVVQQSWADDVAQNGKWPANYADPQMVVWSAEFAAPRGKDSAVRWTKFGTTQGKVIQYELSPQSISLSGDTAVVTYALTIVTQRGTDKPDWGKEGIAETLVRSGTGWKFLSSVSFSLED; encoded by the coding sequence ATGCACAACAAGTTGCTTGCCGCTGCGGCGGCCCTTTTCGTTTTGACCGCCACGCCGATCGCCAGCGCCCAGATGCCGACCTGGTCGGCGGAGCAGACCGAAGCGTGGAAAGTGGTCCAGCAAAGCTGGGCCGACGACGTTGCACAAAACGGCAAATGGCCCGCCAACTATGCCGATCCGCAGATGGTCGTGTGGTCGGCCGAATTCGCCGCGCCGCGCGGCAAGGATTCGGCGGTCCGCTGGACCAAATTCGGCACGACGCAGGGCAAGGTCATCCAATATGAGCTGAGCCCGCAGTCGATCTCGCTCAGCGGCGACACCGCAGTCGTCACCTATGCGCTGACCATCGTCACCCAGCGCGGCACCGACAAGCCCGACTGGGGCAAGGAAGGAATCGCCGAGACGCTGGTGCGCAGCGGCACCGGCTGGAAATTCCTGTCGTCGGTCAGCTTTTCACTGGAAGATTGA
- a CDS encoding acyltransferase family protein: MTTHRHYGMDWLRIGAFALLILYHIGMYFVPWEWHVEIAEPLDWVAIPMLATNSWRLALLFLVSGYASAALFAKLGGSGAFARSRSARLLIPLIFAVIVVIPPQPWIELVGQHGYPHGFLHFWLHDYFGFQFIDGIALPTWQHLWFVVYLWVYTMLAALLMVLVPAGARARVADGAARLLDGWRLLALPALWWIAIYVAFPDHDETHALFDDGPSHLHYLAAFGIGWLLRVRPVLFAAVARWWKAALVVGLLTFLPIAWIEGSWPGDTVAPDWVFLPYHVARHINGWLIIVALIGIADAYWNRDHPRRAMLAEAVFPFYIIHQTIIVVVGWYLLQGRVAALPSFLILIAATVTGCWIFYAIGRSIGWLRPLIGLQRI; the protein is encoded by the coding sequence ATGACCACACATCGCCATTACGGCATGGACTGGCTGCGCATCGGGGCGTTCGCGCTGCTGATCCTCTATCACATCGGCATGTATTTCGTGCCGTGGGAATGGCACGTCGAAATTGCCGAGCCACTCGATTGGGTGGCGATTCCGATGCTGGCGACGAACAGCTGGCGGCTGGCGCTGCTGTTCCTGGTGTCTGGCTATGCGAGCGCGGCGCTGTTCGCGAAACTGGGCGGCAGCGGCGCCTTTGCCAGGTCGCGCAGCGCGCGGCTGCTGATCCCGTTGATCTTCGCGGTGATCGTCGTCATTCCGCCGCAGCCGTGGATCGAACTGGTCGGCCAGCATGGTTACCCGCACGGTTTCCTGCATTTCTGGCTCCACGACTATTTCGGTTTCCAGTTCATCGACGGCATCGCGCTGCCGACGTGGCAGCATCTGTGGTTCGTCGTTTACCTGTGGGTCTATACGATGCTGGCGGCGTTGCTGATGGTGCTCGTCCCCGCAGGCGCGCGGGCGCGGGTTGCCGATGGCGCGGCGCGGTTGCTGGACGGCTGGCGGCTGTTGGCGTTGCCCGCGCTGTGGTGGATCGCAATCTATGTTGCCTTTCCGGACCATGACGAGACCCACGCGCTGTTCGACGACGGGCCGTCGCATCTCCATTATCTGGCCGCTTTCGGGATCGGCTGGCTACTGCGGGTGCGGCCCGTGCTGTTCGCGGCGGTGGCGCGCTGGTGGAAGGCGGCGCTGGTCGTCGGGTTGCTGACCTTCCTTCCCATTGCCTGGATCGAGGGGAGCTGGCCGGGCGATACGGTGGCGCCCGACTGGGTTTTCCTGCCCTATCATGTCGCGCGGCATATCAATGGCTGGCTGATCATCGTCGCGTTGATCGGGATCGCCGATGCCTATTGGAACCGCGACCATCCGCGGCGCGCGATGCTCGCCGAGGCGGTGTTCCCGTTCTACATCATCCACCAGACGATCATTGTCGTCGTCGGCTGGTATCTGCTGCAAGGGCGGGTCGCGGCGCTGCCGTCGTTCCTGATCCTGATTGCCGCGACGGTGACGGGATGCTGGATTTTCTATGCGATCGGGCGCAGCATCGGCTGGCTGCGGCCGTTGATCGGATTGCAGCGCATATAG
- a CDS encoding carboxyl transferase domain-containing protein: protein MSWKKETEELAARRAMAEKMGGKEKVARQHGRGKMDARARLDAIVDPGSFREIGKIAGRGTYGPDGELEDLAASNFIFGRANIDGRPVVASADDFTVRGGSADAALHRKFVQCEAMAHEYRLPLIRMIDGTGGGGSVKTLEDMGYTYIPHVPGWGEIIANLDTVPVVALALGPTAGLGAARVVASHYSIMVRGLSQLFAAGPAVAAAIGDTLDREELGGTDVHTRNGVVDDEVASEAEAFAAARRFLSYLPSSIHDRASRTACSDPVDRREESLLSAVPREAKQVYAMRRIADAVFDKGSFFEMGARWGRAVITAFARLDGYPVAVLASDPSYLGGSWDAKTSEKAERFVKLADQFRLPIVHLVDNPGFMIGGEAERTGTIRYGVQAMNAIYRATVPLASVVVRRAYGIAGSAMSNAERYQYRFAWPSGDWGSLPIEGGVEVAYKSELEAAADPAAHLEAIRERLNRVRSPFRTAEKFGVEDIIDPRDTRPLLCEFAELAWRVLR, encoded by the coding sequence ATGAGCTGGAAAAAAGAGACCGAAGAACTCGCGGCGCGCCGGGCGATGGCCGAGAAGATGGGCGGCAAGGAAAAGGTCGCGCGCCAGCATGGGCGCGGCAAGATGGACGCGCGGGCGCGGCTGGATGCGATCGTCGATCCCGGCAGCTTTCGCGAGATCGGCAAAATTGCGGGGCGCGGCACCTATGGGCCGGATGGCGAGCTGGAAGATCTGGCGGCGAGCAATTTCATTTTCGGGCGCGCCAATATCGACGGGCGGCCGGTGGTCGCGTCGGCCGACGACTTCACGGTGCGCGGCGGTTCGGCCGACGCGGCGCTGCACCGCAAATTCGTGCAGTGCGAGGCGATGGCGCATGAATATCGCCTGCCACTGATCCGCATGATCGACGGCACCGGCGGCGGCGGGTCGGTCAAGACGCTCGAGGATATGGGCTATACCTATATTCCCCATGTGCCGGGGTGGGGTGAGATTATCGCCAACCTCGACACGGTGCCGGTGGTGGCGCTCGCGCTGGGGCCGACCGCGGGTCTGGGCGCGGCGCGGGTCGTCGCGAGCCATTACAGCATCATGGTGCGCGGGCTGTCGCAGCTGTTCGCGGCGGGACCGGCGGTCGCGGCGGCGATCGGCGATACGCTGGACCGCGAGGAGCTGGGCGGGACCGACGTGCATACACGCAACGGGGTTGTCGACGACGAGGTGGCGAGCGAGGCCGAGGCCTTTGCAGCGGCGCGGCGTTTCCTGTCGTACCTGCCGTCGTCGATCCATGATCGGGCGTCGCGAACCGCGTGCAGCGATCCGGTGGACCGCCGGGAGGAGAGCTTGCTGTCGGCGGTGCCGCGCGAGGCGAAACAGGTCTATGCGATGCGCCGCATTGCCGATGCCGTGTTCGACAAGGGCAGCTTTTTCGAGATGGGCGCGCGGTGGGGGCGGGCCGTCATCACGGCGTTCGCGCGGCTCGACGGCTATCCGGTCGCGGTGCTGGCGAGCGATCCGTCCTATCTCGGCGGATCATGGGACGCGAAGACGAGCGAAAAGGCCGAGCGCTTCGTCAAGCTGGCCGACCAGTTCCGCCTGCCGATCGTCCATTTGGTGGATAACCCGGGTTTCATGATCGGCGGCGAGGCCGAGCGGACAGGGACGATCCGTTACGGGGTGCAGGCGATGAACGCGATCTACCGCGCGACGGTGCCGCTGGCGTCGGTGGTGGTGCGGCGCGCGTACGGGATCGCGGGCAGTGCGATGTCGAACGCCGAGCGGTATCAATATCGCTTCGCCTGGCCGTCGGGCGACTGGGGCAGCCTGCCGATCGAGGGCGGGGTCGAGGTGGCGTACAAAAGCGAGCTGGAGGCCGCCGCGGATCCTGCGGCGCATCTGGAAGCGATCCGCGAACGATTGAACCGGGTGCGGTCGCCGTTTCGCACCGCCGAGAAATTCGGGGTCGAGGATATTATCGACCCGCGCGACACGCGGCCGTTGCTGTGCGAGTTTGCCGAATTGGCATGGCGGGTGCTCCGGTAA